Proteins encoded in a region of the Pseudomonas syringae KCTC 12500 genome:
- a CDS encoding CvpA family protein, with translation MPFTPVDWAILGIVAISALISLKRGFVKEALSLTTWIIAGVVAWMFGAGLSQYLVNYIETPSARVIASCTILFVATLLVGAMVNFLIGELIRVTGLSGTDRFLGMVFGAARGGLLVVVAVGLLSLGPVQQDQWWQQSRLVPQFLMVADWSKNLILGMSSKWLASGISVPADMPFKEQILPSTMPQDVLGKSSSTK, from the coding sequence GTGCCATTTACTCCGGTTGACTGGGCAATTCTCGGAATTGTCGCCATCTCCGCCCTGATCAGTCTGAAGCGCGGCTTCGTAAAAGAAGCACTGTCGTTGACGACGTGGATCATTGCAGGTGTTGTGGCCTGGATGTTTGGCGCAGGGCTGTCGCAGTATCTGGTCAACTACATAGAAACACCTTCGGCCCGCGTGATCGCGAGCTGTACCATTCTTTTTGTCGCCACCCTGCTGGTAGGCGCCATGGTCAATTTTCTGATAGGCGAGCTGATTCGCGTCACCGGGCTTTCCGGGACCGATCGTTTTCTCGGCATGGTCTTCGGCGCAGCGCGCGGAGGCCTGCTTGTCGTTGTGGCGGTAGGGCTGTTGAGCCTGGGGCCGGTGCAACAGGATCAATGGTGGCAGCAGTCCAGGCTGGTGCCGCAATTTCTCATGGTCGCTGACTGGTCGAAAAACCTGATTCTCGGGATGTCCAGCAAGTGGCTCGCCAGCGGCATCAGCGTACCCGCTGACATGCCGTTCAAGGAGCAGATCCTGCCGTCTACAATGCCGCAGGATGTGCTCGGTAAATCCAGTTCCACTAAGTAG
- a CDS encoding FimV/HubP family polar landmark protein encodes MVQVRKLVLAIAAASALSSGMAQALGLGELSVKSTLNQPLVAEIELTEAQGLNATQVVPSLATTADFAQAGVTRQAFLNDLTFTPVINASGKSVLRITSSKPVREPYVKFLVQVLWPNGRLLREYSLLLDPPKFSPEAAAAAAAPAPAAAPAAPAQLATVAPSAEAPAAEAPAPAPSANPAAVPPPAADKQSQYVTANNDTLWEIAAKVRTGGTVQQTMLAIQALNPDAFIGGNINRLKKGQVLRLPTPQQTTALPQSQAVAEVSRQYSAWREGRRLPAGTRQVDATRRDRAGAAPSKVDTSDNLSLVSASGKPAAKGAAGDSDVGNKLAVAQEALDTTRRDNAELKSRMNDLQSQLDKLQRLVELKNGQLAKMQAAGAAVPPPAATPEAATPANAAVPASLVDANGAPVKPAGEIAPEDALPAGAAEVATPAPEQPLAVEPVAAADEDEDALQKIINNPVLLGLIGGAVLLILALLLLFLARRRAAKAEAEKHKRMARALAEESDFVSDMDMNAPPASFDGLDVPPPNVRMGGAAAAGAGGRERPADPLVQAEIHIAYGRMNQAIELLEEAVNEDPKRDDIRLKLMEIYAEQGNNKAYAAHERKLVAAGKLEAEVEQREELNSTLKPVAPVAAPLASETSTASAAPAVAAAAAAATTAALVAELDAKYLEELLADDAAEQEAEPEPEIVATPEPEPEVTAPLAAEPVEEADPFDNDFDLSLDEFEEPSVPEVSTVNDLDDLMLDEPKVSAVADDEELSFESVMQQQEEARAATTPQDLADFDLDLSEEDPALKSEDDFLLGLGEDPLDLGETSAVPPVSDDLELPEDFDLSLADEIETDQASQAFATEIDDVNAELERLSQNLEHPPLDEPRFTAEDAAALDDEPDFDFMSGTDEAATKLDLARAYIDMGDADGARDILDEVVTEGDDGQKSEAREMLSRLA; translated from the coding sequence ATGGTTCAGGTTCGTAAACTGGTATTAGCAATCGCTGCGGCATCAGCGCTGTCATCGGGTATGGCGCAGGCGCTGGGGCTCGGGGAATTGTCGGTCAAGTCGACCCTGAATCAGCCATTGGTAGCGGAAATCGAGTTGACCGAGGCTCAGGGACTCAACGCAACGCAAGTTGTGCCCAGCCTGGCCACCACGGCCGACTTCGCGCAGGCGGGCGTGACCCGTCAGGCATTTCTCAACGATCTCACCTTTACCCCGGTTATCAATGCCAGCGGTAAAAGTGTCCTGCGCATTACATCCAGCAAGCCGGTGCGCGAGCCTTATGTGAAGTTCCTGGTTCAGGTGCTCTGGCCCAATGGCCGGTTGCTGCGTGAATACAGCCTTCTGCTCGATCCGCCGAAATTCTCTCCCGAGGCTGCCGCTGCGGCTGCTGCCCCGGCCCCCGCTGCAGCGCCCGCGGCGCCTGCGCAACTGGCAACGGTAGCCCCGTCGGCTGAAGCGCCGGCAGCCGAGGCACCAGCACCGGCACCGTCTGCCAACCCAGCCGCAGTGCCGCCGCCAGCCGCGGACAAGCAGTCGCAGTACGTCACCGCCAATAACGACACCCTGTGGGAAATCGCTGCGAAGGTGCGCACTGGCGGGACTGTCCAGCAAACCATGCTGGCGATTCAGGCGTTGAATCCGGATGCGTTCATTGGTGGCAACATCAACCGCCTGAAGAAAGGGCAGGTGCTGCGCCTTCCAACACCGCAACAGACCACCGCGCTGCCGCAATCACAGGCAGTGGCAGAAGTTTCCCGGCAATACAGCGCCTGGCGTGAAGGTCGCCGTCTGCCGGCCGGTACACGTCAGGTCGATGCTACCCGTCGTGACCGTGCGGGCGCGGCGCCCTCCAAAGTCGATACCTCCGATAACCTCAGTCTGGTGTCGGCAAGTGGCAAGCCTGCGGCTAAAGGTGCGGCGGGCGACAGCGATGTCGGCAACAAGCTGGCCGTGGCTCAGGAAGCCCTGGACACTACGCGTCGCGACAATGCCGAGCTGAAAAGCCGCATGAACGACCTGCAAAGCCAGCTCGACAAGTTGCAGCGTCTGGTCGAGCTGAAAAACGGTCAACTGGCCAAGATGCAGGCCGCTGGCGCAGCTGTGCCTCCTCCTGCCGCCACCCCGGAAGCGGCGACGCCTGCCAACGCGGCGGTGCCTGCCTCGCTGGTCGACGCCAACGGTGCCCCGGTCAAACCGGCCGGCGAGATCGCGCCTGAAGATGCGCTGCCTGCCGGAGCTGCCGAAGTTGCAACGCCGGCGCCAGAGCAGCCGCTGGCGGTAGAGCCGGTTGCTGCAGCAGACGAAGACGAGGACGCGCTGCAGAAAATCATCAACAACCCTGTGTTGCTTGGTCTGATCGGCGGTGCGGTATTGCTGATTCTGGCCTTGCTGCTGTTGTTCCTGGCGCGTCGTCGCGCGGCGAAGGCCGAGGCCGAGAAGCACAAGCGCATGGCGCGTGCGCTGGCCGAGGAGTCGGATTTCGTCTCGGACATGGACATGAATGCACCGCCTGCCAGCTTCGACGGGCTTGATGTGCCGCCGCCCAATGTGCGCATGGGAGGCGCCGCAGCAGCAGGCGCTGGCGGTCGTGAACGTCCTGCCGATCCGCTGGTTCAGGCCGAGATCCATATCGCTTACGGTCGTATGAATCAGGCGATAGAGTTGCTGGAAGAAGCTGTTAACGAAGACCCGAAGCGCGACGATATCCGTCTGAAACTGATGGAAATCTACGCCGAGCAGGGTAACAACAAAGCCTATGCCGCCCACGAACGTAAACTGGTGGCAGCGGGAAAGCTTGAAGCTGAGGTCGAGCAGCGGGAAGAACTTAACTCGACCCTGAAGCCGGTGGCACCTGTTGCTGCGCCGCTGGCTTCGGAAACCTCCACTGCATCGGCTGCTCCAGCGGTAGCTGCAGCCGCCGCGGCGGCTACAACAGCCGCACTGGTTGCAGAGCTCGATGCCAAATATCTTGAAGAGCTGCTGGCCGATGATGCGGCAGAGCAGGAGGCCGAGCCTGAGCCCGAAATTGTTGCTACACCTGAACCTGAGCCGGAAGTAACCGCGCCGCTGGCCGCAGAGCCTGTTGAAGAGGCAGACCCGTTCGATAACGATTTTGACTTGAGCCTGGACGAGTTCGAAGAACCTTCTGTGCCTGAAGTCTCTACTGTGAACGACCTCGATGACCTGATGCTCGACGAGCCCAAGGTTTCGGCGGTAGCGGATGACGAAGAGCTGAGCTTCGAGTCGGTCATGCAGCAGCAGGAAGAGGCCCGTGCAGCGACAACGCCGCAGGACCTCGCCGACTTCGACCTCGATTTGTCCGAGGAAGACCCGGCGCTCAAGAGCGAAGATGACTTCCTGCTTGGGCTTGGCGAGGATCCGCTGGATTTGGGTGAAACCTCTGCTGTACCGCCGGTCAGTGATGATCTGGAGCTTCCAGAGGATTTCGACCTGTCGCTGGCGGACGAGATTGAAACCGATCAGGCAAGTCAGGCGTTCGCGACTGAAATCGATGACGTCAATGCCGAGCTTGAGCGTCTTTCGCAAAATCTCGAGCATCCGCCGCTCGATGAGCCGAGATTCACCGCGGAGGATGCGGCAGCGCTGGATGACGAGCCGGACTTCGACTTCATGTCCGGTACTGACGAGGCGGCGACCAAGCTTGATCTGGCGCGTGCCTACATCGACATGGGCGATGCGGACGGCGCTCGGGATATTCTTGATGAGGTCGTCACCGAGGGCGATGACGGTCAGAAAAGCGAAGCGCGGGAAATGCTTTCGCGGCTGGCCTGA
- the folC gene encoding bifunctional tetrahydrofolate synthase/dihydrofolate synthase has product MTPTSLSDWLAYLEQLHPSAIDMGLDRSRQVALQLGLTRPARQVITVTGTNGKGSTCAFVAALLQAQGLKVGVYSSPHLLRYNERVKVQGVEATDLELCDAFAAVEAARGDVTLTYFEMGTLAAFWLFEQARLDAVVLEVGLGGRLDAVNLVDADLALVTSIGVDHAEYLGDTRESVAFEKAGIFRAGCPALCGDPAPPEPLLAKARELDCPLLLRGRDFDLSIGDDSWDWRGIAHGEQIELRGLPLLDLPMQNAALALQAFALLGYPLQPDTTGKVLAETRLAGRLDRRVVKWHGKSLNLLLDVGHNPHAARFLGQRLARQPFGGKRRAVFGLLSDKDLDGVVAHLAPVIEEWAVAPLPTSRSRPAEELQAALQNLGARVTSYQSIALALEAQCAHATPDDEILLFGSFYCVAEALEWLARYTDEDAANGFAG; this is encoded by the coding sequence ATGACCCCTACGTCCCTGAGCGACTGGCTCGCCTACCTGGAGCAACTGCATCCGTCGGCCATCGATATGGGCCTGGACCGGTCTCGACAGGTGGCGCTGCAACTGGGGCTTACACGCCCGGCGCGCCAGGTGATCACGGTGACGGGCACCAACGGCAAGGGCTCGACCTGCGCCTTTGTCGCCGCCTTGTTGCAGGCTCAGGGCTTGAAGGTCGGTGTCTACAGCTCCCCGCATCTGCTTCGCTATAACGAGCGGGTGAAAGTGCAGGGCGTCGAGGCAACCGATCTGGAACTGTGCGATGCCTTCGCTGCGGTCGAAGCGGCGCGCGGCGATGTCACCCTGACTTATTTCGAAATGGGCACGCTGGCGGCGTTCTGGCTGTTCGAGCAGGCCCGGCTTGATGCGGTGGTGCTGGAAGTCGGTCTGGGTGGTCGTCTGGACGCGGTCAATCTCGTGGATGCGGATCTGGCGCTGGTCACCAGTATCGGGGTCGATCACGCCGAGTACCTGGGTGACACCCGTGAGTCGGTCGCTTTCGAGAAAGCCGGGATCTTTCGCGCCGGTTGTCCTGCGCTGTGCGGTGACCCGGCACCCCCTGAGCCGCTGCTGGCCAAAGCCCGCGAGCTGGACTGTCCGTTATTGTTGCGTGGCCGGGATTTCGACCTTTCCATAGGTGACGACAGCTGGGACTGGCGCGGTATCGCTCACGGCGAACAGATCGAGCTGCGCGGTCTGCCGCTGCTCGACCTGCCCATGCAGAATGCAGCGCTGGCGCTTCAGGCCTTCGCCCTGCTGGGGTATCCATTGCAACCGGATACGACAGGCAAGGTGCTTGCCGAAACCCGGCTCGCCGGTCGTCTCGATCGCAGGGTCGTCAAGTGGCACGGCAAGTCGCTCAACCTGCTTCTGGATGTAGGCCATAACCCCCACGCCGCCCGGTTTCTCGGGCAACGCCTGGCGCGGCAGCCATTTGGCGGCAAGCGTCGTGCGGTGTTTGGCCTGCTCAGCGACAAGGATCTCGACGGTGTGGTCGCGCACCTGGCGCCGGTCATTGAAGAGTGGGCCGTTGCGCCGCTTCCGACCTCGCGCAGCCGGCCGGCAGAAGAGTTGCAGGCGGCCTTGCAGAACCTTGGGGCCCGCGTGACGTCCTATCAGAGTATCGCGTTGGCGCTGGAAGCTCAGTGCGCGCATGCCACGCCCGATGACGAGATTCTGCTGTTCGGTTCATTTTACTGTGTTGCCGAGGCCCTTGAATGGTTGGCCCGGTACACCGACGAGGACGCTGCAAATGGCTTTGCTGGATAA
- a CDS encoding phosphoribosylanthranilate isomerase: protein MSAVRSKICGITRIEDALAAAEAGADAIGLVFYPKSPRAVTVLQARAIIAALPPFITTVGLFVNASRCELNETLDAVALDMLQFHGDETPEECDGYHRPYIKALRVKAGDDIAGVCRTYRNARGVLLDTYVEGVPGGTGETFDWALIPDDLDKPVILAGGLTSANVAQAIAQVRPYAVDVSGGVEKSKGIKDREKIRAFMSAVHGT, encoded by the coding sequence ATGTCAGCCGTTCGCAGCAAGATCTGCGGGATTACCCGCATAGAAGATGCACTGGCTGCCGCCGAGGCGGGTGCCGACGCTATTGGCCTGGTGTTCTACCCGAAAAGCCCGCGCGCGGTGACGGTATTGCAGGCGCGTGCCATTATTGCCGCGCTGCCGCCGTTCATCACCACGGTGGGCCTGTTCGTCAACGCCAGTCGCTGCGAGCTCAACGAGACGCTGGATGCGGTCGCGCTGGACATGCTGCAGTTTCATGGCGATGAAACACCTGAGGAATGCGACGGGTATCATCGTCCTTACATCAAGGCGCTGAGGGTCAAGGCCGGTGATGATATTGCCGGGGTCTGCCGGACCTATCGCAATGCACGCGGCGTGCTGCTCGATACCTACGTCGAAGGTGTGCCGGGCGGTACCGGAGAAACCTTCGATTGGGCCTTGATTCCGGACGACCTGGACAAGCCCGTCATTCTGGCGGGCGGGCTGACGTCGGCCAACGTGGCGCAGGCCATCGCTCAGGTACGGCCCTATGCCGTGGATGTCAGCGGCGGCGTTGAAAAGAGCAAGGGTATCAAGGATCGGGAGAAGATCCGGGCGTTCATGAGTGCGGTGCACGGCACCTGA
- a CDS encoding O-succinylhomoserine sulfhydrylase codes for MTQEWDAGRLDSDLEGVGFDTLAVRAGHHRTPEGEHGEPMFFTSSYVFRTAADAAARFSGEVPGNVYSRYTNPTVRSFEERIAALEGAEQAVATATGMAATLAVVMSLCSAGDHVLVSRSVFGSTISLFDKYFKRFGVEVDYVPLADLSGWDAAIRPNTKMLFVESPSNPLAELVDIAALAEIAHAKGAMLIVDNCFCTPALQQPLLLGADIVVHSATKFIDGQGRCMGGVVAGRSEQMKEVVGFLRTAGPTLSPFNAWIFLKGLETLNLRMRAHCANAQALAEWLEQQDGIEKVHYAGLKSHPQHELAQRQQKGFGAVVSFEVKGGKDGAWRFIDATRLISITANLGDSKTTITHPSTTSHGRLAPQEREAAGIRDSLIRVAVGLEDVADLQADLARGLAAL; via the coding sequence ATGACTCAGGAATGGGATGCAGGTCGGCTGGACAGCGACCTTGAAGGCGTAGGTTTCGATACCCTAGCCGTACGTGCCGGGCATCACCGCACACCGGAAGGAGAGCATGGCGAACCCATGTTCTTTACCTCCAGTTACGTATTTCGCACAGCCGCCGACGCGGCTGCGCGTTTCTCCGGTGAAGTGCCGGGCAACGTCTACTCGCGTTACACCAACCCGACGGTGCGTTCGTTCGAAGAGCGCATTGCCGCACTGGAAGGTGCCGAGCAGGCCGTCGCTACGGCGACCGGCATGGCGGCAACCCTGGCAGTGGTGATGAGCCTGTGCAGCGCCGGTGATCATGTGCTGGTGTCACGCAGCGTTTTCGGCTCGACTATCAGCCTGTTCGACAAGTATTTCAAGCGCTTTGGTGTCGAGGTGGATTACGTTCCTCTCGCCGATCTGAGCGGCTGGGACGCGGCTATCAGGCCCAACACCAAAATGCTCTTCGTCGAATCGCCGTCCAATCCCCTGGCTGAGCTGGTCGACATCGCGGCGCTGGCCGAGATCGCCCACGCCAAGGGCGCGATGCTGATCGTCGACAACTGTTTCTGTACGCCGGCCTTGCAGCAGCCGCTGTTGCTGGGCGCTGACATTGTTGTGCATTCGGCCACCAAGTTCATCGACGGCCAGGGCCGTTGCATGGGCGGCGTGGTTGCCGGGCGCAGCGAGCAGATGAAAGAAGTGGTCGGTTTCCTGCGTACTGCCGGGCCGACACTCAGCCCGTTCAACGCGTGGATATTCCTCAAGGGCCTCGAAACCCTGAACCTGCGGATGCGCGCTCACTGTGCCAATGCTCAGGCACTGGCCGAGTGGCTCGAGCAGCAGGACGGCATCGAAAAAGTCCATTACGCCGGACTGAAGAGTCACCCGCAGCACGAGTTGGCCCAGCGTCAGCAAAAGGGTTTTGGCGCTGTAGTGAGCTTCGAGGTCAAGGGTGGCAAGGACGGCGCATGGCGCTTCATCGATGCCACACGACTGATTTCGATCACTGCCAACCTGGGTGATAGCAAAACCACGATCACTCACCCGAGCACCACCTCTCACGGTCGTCTGGCACCTCAGGAGCGTGAAGCCGCAGGTATTCGCGACAGCCTGATTCGGGTTGCAGTGGGGCTGGAAGACGTGGCTGACCTGCAGGCTGACCTGGCTCGTGGTCTGGCGGCGTTGTGA
- a CDS encoding SPOR domain-containing protein — MALLDNVFKQRMVGALVLIAMAVIFLPMLFTREDETRQVQVEAPAAPQAPAVAQVRVDPVPVPEPQVLPQEPVPGDDDMSSNQPPAMPIAPAPTAQTAPAAPASKPAAKPAPAPAPAPATAAAPAATPAPAKPAAPAGVDANGLSISWSVQLASMSNRANADNLQKTLRTQGYNAYIRTADGVNRVFVGPLIERAEADRLRDQLDKQQKLKGIVVRFQPQGG, encoded by the coding sequence ATGGCTTTGCTGGATAACGTATTCAAGCAGCGAATGGTTGGAGCATTGGTACTGATCGCCATGGCGGTCATTTTCCTGCCCATGCTTTTCACGCGTGAAGATGAAACACGTCAGGTGCAGGTCGAGGCCCCAGCCGCGCCTCAGGCGCCTGCAGTTGCGCAGGTGCGGGTCGATCCGGTACCTGTTCCGGAGCCTCAGGTTCTGCCTCAGGAGCCTGTGCCAGGTGATGATGACATGAGCAGCAACCAGCCGCCTGCCATGCCGATAGCGCCTGCGCCGACCGCTCAGACCGCACCTGCCGCTCCGGCCTCCAAACCTGCTGCCAAGCCGGCACCTGCTCCGGCGCCAGCGCCAGCGACAGCTGCTGCACCAGCAGCGACACCGGCGCCTGCCAAACCTGCGGCACCTGCTGGCGTCGACGCCAACGGCCTGTCGATCAGTTGGTCGGTGCAATTGGCGAGCATGTCCAATCGTGCCAATGCCGACAATCTGCAAAAGACGCTGCGCACCCAGGGCTACAACGCCTACATTCGCACCGCTGATGGCGTGAACCGGGTGTTTGTCGGCCCGCTCATCGAGCGTGCCGAGGCCGATCGCCTGCGCGATCAGCTCGACAAACAGCAAAAGCTCAAGGGTATTGTGGTGCGCTTTCAGCCCCAGGGTGGCTGA
- the purF gene encoding amidophosphoribosyltransferase — translation MCGIVGIVGKSNVNQALYDALTVLQHRGQDAAGIVTSHDGRLFLRKDNGLVRDVFHQRHMQRLVGHMGIGHVRYPTAGSSTSAEAQPFYVNSPYGITLAHNGNLTNVEQLAKEIYESDLRHVNTNSDSEVLLNVFAHELAVRGKLQPTEEDIFAAVTDVHNRCRGGYAVVAMITGYGIVGFRDPDAIRPIVFGQRHTDEGVEYMIASESVSLDVLGFTLIRDLAPGEAVYITEDGKLHTRQCAANPKYAPCIFEHVYLARPDSIIDGISVYKARLRMGEKLADKILRERPDHDIDVVIPIPDTSRTAALELANHLGVKFREGFVKNRYIGRTFIMPGQAARKKSVRQKLNAIELEFRGKNVMLVDDSIVRGTTCKQIIQMAREAGAKNVYFCSAAPAVRYPNVYGIDMPSAHELIAHNRTTQDVADLIGADWLVYQDLNDLIEAVSGSKKIKIDNFDCSVFDGKYVTGDIDEHYLNRIESARNDASKIKTQAVSAIIDLYNN, via the coding sequence ATGTGTGGCATCGTCGGTATCGTCGGCAAGTCGAACGTCAATCAGGCGCTGTATGACGCGCTTACCGTCCTCCAGCACCGCGGCCAGGACGCTGCCGGTATCGTAACCAGCCACGATGGCCGGTTATTCCTGCGCAAGGACAACGGATTGGTGCGCGATGTATTTCATCAACGTCATATGCAGCGTCTGGTCGGGCATATGGGCATCGGTCACGTGCGTTACCCCACCGCGGGCAGCTCGACGTCGGCCGAGGCTCAGCCGTTCTACGTCAACTCGCCTTACGGCATCACGCTGGCGCACAACGGCAACCTCACCAACGTCGAGCAGTTGGCCAAGGAAATTTACGAATCCGACCTGCGCCATGTGAACACCAATTCCGATTCGGAAGTGCTGCTCAACGTGTTCGCCCATGAGCTGGCCGTGCGTGGCAAGTTGCAGCCGACCGAAGAGGATATCTTCGCGGCAGTGACCGACGTGCACAATCGCTGCCGTGGTGGTTACGCGGTCGTGGCCATGATCACTGGCTACGGTATCGTCGGCTTCCGTGACCCGGACGCCATTCGTCCTATCGTGTTCGGCCAGCGTCACACCGACGAAGGCGTCGAGTACATGATCGCCTCGGAAAGCGTATCGCTGGACGTGCTGGGCTTTACCCTGATTCGCGACCTGGCGCCGGGCGAAGCGGTCTACATCACTGAAGACGGCAAGCTGCATACCCGTCAGTGCGCGGCCAACCCCAAATACGCACCATGCATCTTCGAACACGTCTATCTGGCGCGCCCGGACTCGATCATCGACGGCATCTCGGTCTACAAGGCGCGCCTGCGCATGGGTGAGAAGCTGGCCGACAAGATCCTGCGCGAGCGCCCTGATCACGATATCGACGTGGTCATCCCGATTCCGGACACCAGCCGTACTGCGGCGCTGGAGCTGGCCAACCATCTGGGCGTCAAGTTCCGCGAAGGCTTCGTCAAGAACCGTTACATCGGTCGGACCTTCATCATGCCGGGCCAGGCTGCGCGCAAGAAATCCGTACGCCAGAAGCTCAACGCCATCGAGCTGGAGTTCCGCGGCAAGAACGTGATGCTGGTGGATGACTCCATCGTACGTGGCACGACCTGCAAGCAGATCATCCAGATGGCCCGCGAAGCCGGTGCCAAGAATGTCTACTTCTGTTCTGCAGCCCCGGCTGTGCGCTACCCCAACGTCTACGGCATCGACATGCCGAGTGCTCACGAACTGATTGCCCACAACCGCACCACTCAGGACGTGGCCGACCTCATCGGTGCCGACTGGCTGGTCTATCAGGATCTGAATGACCTGATCGAAGCGGTCAGCGGCAGCAAGAAAATCAAGATCGACAACTTCGATTGCTCGGTTTTCGACGGCAAGTACGTGACCGGCGATATCGACGAGCATTATTTGAACCGGATCGAGAGCGCGCGTAATGACGCCTCCAAGATCAAGACTCAGGCAGTGAGCGCGATCATCGATCTGTACAACAACTAA
- the accD gene encoding acetyl-CoA carboxylase, carboxyltransferase subunit beta, giving the protein MSNWLVDKLIPSIMRSEVKKSSVPEGLWHKCPSCEAVLYRPELEKTLDVCPKCNHHMRIGARARLNIFLDVEGREELGADLEPVDRLKFRDGKKYKDRLTAAQKQTGEKDALISMSGTLLGMPVVASAFEFSFMGGSMGAIVGERFVRAANYALENRCPFVCFAASGGARMQEALISLMQMAKTSAVLARLREEGLPFISVLTDPVYGGVSASLAMLGDVIVAEPKALIGFAGPRVIEQTVREKLPEGFQRSEFLLDHGAIDMIVSRSELRPRLGNLLAQMMNLPTPRFVAPVIEPIVVPPAPATI; this is encoded by the coding sequence ATGAGCAACTGGTTGGTAGACAAACTGATCCCATCGATCATGCGTTCCGAGGTCAAGAAGAGCTCGGTTCCCGAAGGCCTCTGGCACAAATGCCCGTCCTGTGAGGCGGTGCTGTATCGCCCTGAGCTGGAAAAGACCCTGGACGTCTGCCCCAAGTGCAACCACCACATGCGTATCGGTGCACGTGCACGCCTGAACATTTTTCTGGACGTCGAAGGGCGCGAAGAGCTGGGTGCCGACCTTGAGCCGGTCGATCGTCTGAAATTCCGCGACGGCAAGAAGTACAAGGATCGTCTGACCGCTGCGCAGAAGCAGACCGGTGAAAAGGATGCGCTGATTTCCATGAGTGGCACTTTGCTGGGTATGCCGGTGGTGGCCTCGGCATTCGAATTCTCGTTCATGGGGGGTTCGATGGGTGCCATTGTCGGCGAGCGTTTCGTACGTGCCGCCAACTACGCGCTGGAAAATCGCTGCCCGTTCGTCTGCTTCGCCGCTTCCGGTGGTGCGCGCATGCAGGAAGCGCTGATCTCGCTGATGCAGATGGCCAAGACCTCGGCTGTTCTGGCGCGCCTTCGCGAAGAAGGGCTGCCGTTCATCTCGGTGCTGACCGACCCGGTCTACGGTGGCGTTTCCGCCAGCCTGGCCATGCTGGGCGACGTCATCGTCGCCGAGCCAAAAGCACTGATCGGTTTCGCTGGTCCGCGGGTCATCGAGCAAACCGTTCGTGAGAAGCTGCCTGAAGGCTTCCAGCGCAGCGAATTCCTGCTGGATCACGGCGCTATCGACATGATCGTCTCGCGCAGCGAACTTCGTCCGCGTCTGGGTAACCTGCTGGCACAGATGATGAACCTGCCAACCCCTCGCTTTGTCGCACCCGTTATCGAGCCAATCGTCGTCCCGCCGGCACCTGCGACGATATGA
- the truA gene encoding tRNA pseudouridine(38-40) synthase TruA has translation MAAEGFSRIALGVEYKGSRYCGWQRQASGVLTVQETLEDALSKVAASPVSLMCAGRTDAGVHACGQVVHFDTQAERTLKAWVMGANINLPHDVSVTWARVMPATFHARFKAIARRYRYVIYNDQIRPAHLNQEITWNHRPLDVERMAQAAEYLVGTHDFSAFRAGQCQAKSPVKQLHHLRVTRHGKMIVIDVRANAFLHHMVRNIAGVLMTIGTGERPVEWAREVLESRIRRTGGVTAHPYGLYLVGVEYRDEFPLPERYIGPHFLTGFAELDG, from the coding sequence ATGGCGGCCGAGGGCTTTTCCCGAATCGCGCTGGGCGTTGAATACAAGGGCTCGCGCTATTGCGGCTGGCAACGTCAGGCGTCCGGCGTGCTGACCGTGCAGGAGACCCTTGAAGACGCGTTGTCAAAAGTGGCCGCGTCACCGGTTTCACTGATGTGTGCCGGTCGCACGGACGCCGGCGTGCATGCCTGCGGTCAGGTGGTGCATTTCGACACCCAGGCCGAACGCACCCTGAAGGCCTGGGTCATGGGCGCCAATATCAATCTGCCCCACGATGTCAGCGTCACTTGGGCCAGGGTCATGCCGGCCACCTTTCATGCACGCTTTAAGGCCATTGCCCGGCGTTATCGTTACGTGATCTACAACGATCAGATCCGCCCGGCCCACCTGAACCAGGAAATTACCTGGAACCACCGCCCGCTGGATGTCGAGCGCATGGCGCAGGCTGCCGAATATCTGGTGGGTACTCACGATTTCAGCGCGTTTCGCGCCGGTCAGTGTCAGGCCAAGTCGCCGGTCAAGCAGTTACACCATCTGCGCGTGACCCGCCACGGCAAGATGATCGTGATCGATGTGCGCGCCAATGCCTTTCTTCATCATATGGTGCGCAATATCGCCGGTGTGCTGATGACCATCGGTACCGGCGAGCGTCCTGTGGAGTGGGCGCGCGAGGTGCTGGAAAGCCGGATTCGGCGCACCGGCGGTGTCACGGCCCATCCTTATGGGCTTTACCTGGTCGGCGTCGAGTACCGTGATGAATTCCCGTTGCCAGAGCGTTATATCGGTCCTCATTTTCTTACGGGCTTTGCGGAATTGGACGGCTGA